A genomic region of Xanthomonas fragariae contains the following coding sequences:
- the rpsK gene encoding 30S ribosomal protein S11, translated as MAKPAEKKTKKKIKRVITDGVAHVHASFNNTIITITDRQGNALSWATSGGAGFRGSRKSTPFAAQVAAEKAGRAALDYGVKSLEVRIKGPGPGRESAVRSLNNVGYKITNIIDVTPIPHNGCRPPKKRRV; from the coding sequence ATGGCCAAGCCAGCAGAAAAGAAAACGAAGAAGAAGATCAAGCGCGTCATCACTGACGGCGTCGCTCACGTCCATGCTTCGTTCAACAACACTATCATCACCATCACCGATCGCCAGGGCAATGCGTTGTCGTGGGCTACGTCCGGCGGCGCCGGTTTCCGTGGTTCGCGTAAGTCGACCCCGTTCGCTGCCCAGGTCGCCGCCGAAAAGGCTGGCCGCGCTGCGCTCGACTACGGCGTGAAGTCACTGGAAGTACGTATCAAGGGTCCGGGTCCGGGCCGTGAGTCGGCCGTGCGTTCGTTGAACAACGTGGGCTACAAGATCACCAACATCATCGACGTGACGCCAATCCCGCACAACGGGTGCCGTCCGCCGAAGAAGCGTCGCGTCTAA